From the genome of Phalacrocorax aristotelis chromosome 15, bGulAri2.1, whole genome shotgun sequence, one region includes:
- the TRPV4 gene encoding transient receptor potential cation channel subfamily V member 4 isoform X1: MADAEDPSRTIGGDAGEAPGDDGSLQNDSFPLSSLANLFENEDTPSPAEVARGPPGAGDGKQNLRMKFHGAFRKGAPKPMELLEATIYESAVVPAPKKAPMDSLFDYGTYRHHPSENKRWRRRVAEKQAPGAKGPAPNPPPVLKVFNRPILFDIVSRGSPGGLDGLLSFLLTHKKRLTDEEFREPSTGKTCLPKALLNLSGGRNDTIPVLLDIAEKTGNMREFINSPFRDVYYRGQTALHIAIERRCKHYVELLVEKGADVHAQARGRFFQPKDEGGYFYFGELPLSLAACTNQPHIVHYLTENGHKQADLRRQDSRGNTVLHALVAIADNTRENTKFVTKMYDLLLVKCAKLFPDTNLEALLNNDGLSPLMMAAKTGKIGIFQHIIRREIADEDARHLSRKFKDWAYGPVYSSLYDLSSLDTCGEEVSVLEILVYNSKIENRHEMLAVEPINELLRDKWRKFGAVSFYISVISYLCAMVIFTLIAYYRPMEGPPPYPYTTTVDYLRLAGEIITLLTGILFFFTNIKDLFMKKCPGVNSFFIDGSFQLLYFIYSVLVIITAGLYLGGIEAYLAVMVFALVLGWMNALYFTRGLKLTGTYSIMIQKILFKDLFRFLLVYLLFMIGYASALVSLLNPCPSSESCSEEQSNCTVPAYPSCRDSQTFSTFLLDLFKLTIGMGDLEMLESAKYPGVFIILLVTYIILTFVLLLNMLIALMGETVGQVSKESKHIWKLQWATTILDIERSFPVFLRRAFRSGEMVTVGKGTDGTPDRRWCFRVDEVNWSHWNQNLGIISEDPGKSDTYQYYGFSHTVGRLRRDRWSTVVPRVVELNKSCQPEEVVVPLGAVGTAEAQERRHGQASSSLL; encoded by the exons ATGGCAGATGCTGAAGACCCCTCACGCACCATCGGTGGCGATGCTGGGGAGGCCCCTGGGGATGATGGGTCCCTCCAGAATGACTCCTTCCCGCTCTCCTCACTGGCCAACCTGTTTGAGAACGAGGACACCCCATCCCCTGCTGAGGTGGCTCGGGGCCCCCCTGGTGCTGGGGACGGAAAGCAAAACCTCCGCATGAAATTCCATGGGGCCTTCCGGAAAGGTGCCCCGAAGCccatggagctgctggaggccaCCATCTATGAGTCGGCCGTGGTCCCCGCACCCAAGAAAGCCCCCATGGATTCCCTCTTCGATTACGGCACCTACCGCCACCACCCCAGCGAGAACAAGCGCTGGCGCAGGAGGGTCGCAGA GAAGCAGGCGCCGGGTGCGAAGGGGCCGGCTCCCAACCCGCCCCCCGTCCTCAAGGTCTTCAACAGACCCATCCTCTTCGACATCGTTTCCCGGGGGTCCCCGGGTGGCCTGGATGggctcctctccttcctcctcacccaCAAGAAGCGCCTGACGGATGAGGAGTTTCGAG AGCCCTCCACGGGGAAAACCTGCCTGCCCAAGGCGCTGCTCAACCTGAGCGGGGGCAGGAACGACACCATTCCCGTCCTCCTTGACATTGCCGAGAAGACGGGCAACATGCGGGAATTCATCAACTCGCCCTTCAGGGATGTCTACTACCGAG GTCAGACAGCCCTGCACATCGCCATTGAGCGCCGCTGCAAGCACTACGTGGAGCTGTTGGTGGAGAAGGGAGCAGATGTGCATGCCCAGGCCCGCGGCCGCTTCTTCCAGCCCAAAGATGAGGGTGGCTACTTCTACTTTG GCGAGCTGCCCCTCTCGCTGGCTGCCTGCACCAACCAGCCCCACATCGTGCACTACCTGACGGAGAACGGGCACAAGCAGGCGGACCTGCGGCGCCAGGACTCCCGCGGCAACACCGTGCTGCACGCCCTGGTTGCCATCGCTGACAACACCCGGGAGAACACCAAGTTCGTCACCAAGATGTACGACCTGCTCCTCGTCAAGTGCGCCAAGCTCTTCCCCGACACCAACCTGGAAGCGCTGCTCAACAATGACGGCCTCTCCCCCCTCATGATGGCTGCCAAGACTGGCAAGATTGGG ATCTTCCAGCACATCATCCGGAGGGAGATTGCGGATGAAGATGCCCGGCACCTCTCGCGGAAGTTCAAGGACTGGGCGTATGGCCCCGTCTACTCCTCACTCTATGATCTCTCCTCGCTGGACACCTGTGGGGAGGAGGTGTCTGTGCTGGAGATCCTCGTCTACAACAGCAAGATCGAG AACCGCCATGAGATGTTGGCCGTGGAGCCCATCAACGAGCTGCTGCGTGACAAGTGGCGCAAGTTCGGGGCCGTCTCCTTCTACATCAGCGTGATATCCTACCTCTGCGCCATGGTCATCTTCACCCTCATTGCTTACTACCGCCCCATGGAAGGCCCC cccccctaCCCGTACACCACCACCGTCGACTACCTGCGCCTGGCCGGGGAGATCATCACACTTCTCACCGGCATCCTCTTCTTCTTCACAAAC aTCAAAGATCTGTTCATGAAGAAGTGCCCAGGCGTGAACTCCTTCTTCATAGATGGCTCCTTCCAGCTGCTCTA CTTCATCTACTCGGTGCTGGTGATCATCACAGCGGGGCTGTACCTGGGTGGCATCGAGGCGTACCTGGCCGTCATGGTCTTTGCACTGGTCCTGGGCTGGATGAATGCGCTGTACTTCACCCGGGGGCTCAAGCTGACGGGGACCTACAGCATCATGATCCAGAAG ATCCTCTTCAAAGACCTTTTCCGCTTCCTCCTGGTCTACTTGCTCTTCATGATTGGATATGCGTCAG CTCTGGTGTCCCTCCTCAACCCATGTCCCAGCAGCGAGTCCTGCAGTGAGGAGCAGTCCAACTGCACGGTGCCCGCCTACCCCTCCTGCCGGGACAGCCAGACCTTCAGCACCTTCCTGCTCGACCTCTTCAAGCTCACCATCGGCATGGGCGACCTGGAGATGCTCGAGAGCGCCAAGTACCCCGGCGTCTTCATCATCCTCCTTGTCACCTACATCATCCTCACCTTTGTGCTCCTCCTCAACATGCTCATTGCTCTCATGGGTGAGACCGTGGGCCAAGTCTCCAAGGAGAGCAAGCACATCTGGAAGCTGCAG TGGGCCACCACCATCCTGGACATCGAACGCTCCTTCCCTGTGTTCCTGCGGAGAGCCTTCCGCTCGGGGGAGATGGTCACTGTGGGGAAGGGCACTGATGGGACGCCCGACCGCCGCTGGTGCTTCAG GGTGGATGAGGTGAACTGGTCCCACTGGAACCAGAATTTGGGCATCATCAGTGAGGACCCTGGCAAGAGTGACACGTACCAGTACTATGGCTTCTCCCACACAGTGGGCCGGCTGCGGAGAG ATCGCTGGTCGACGGTGGTGCCACGCGTGGTGGAGCTCAACAAGAGCTGCCAGccggaggaggtggtggtgccactgggggctgtggggacagCGGAGGCACAGGAGCGGCGGCACGGCCAGGCCTCGAGCTCCCTGCTCTAG
- the TRPV4 gene encoding transient receptor potential cation channel subfamily V member 4 isoform X2 has translation MADAEDPSRTIGGDAGEAPGDDGSLQNDSFPLSSLANLFENEDTPSPAEVARGPPGAGDGKQNLRMKFHGAFRKGAPKPMELLEATIYESAVVPAPKKAPMDSLFDYGTYRHHPSENKRWRRRVAEKQAPGAKGPAPNPPPVLKVFNRPILFDIVSRGSPGGLDGLLSFLLTHKKRLTDEEFREPSTGKTCLPKALLNLSGGRNDTIPVLLDIAEKTGNMREFINSPFRDVYYRGELPLSLAACTNQPHIVHYLTENGHKQADLRRQDSRGNTVLHALVAIADNTRENTKFVTKMYDLLLVKCAKLFPDTNLEALLNNDGLSPLMMAAKTGKIGIFQHIIRREIADEDARHLSRKFKDWAYGPVYSSLYDLSSLDTCGEEVSVLEILVYNSKIENRHEMLAVEPINELLRDKWRKFGAVSFYISVISYLCAMVIFTLIAYYRPMEGPPPYPYTTTVDYLRLAGEIITLLTGILFFFTNIKDLFMKKCPGVNSFFIDGSFQLLYFIYSVLVIITAGLYLGGIEAYLAVMVFALVLGWMNALYFTRGLKLTGTYSIMIQKILFKDLFRFLLVYLLFMIGYASALVSLLNPCPSSESCSEEQSNCTVPAYPSCRDSQTFSTFLLDLFKLTIGMGDLEMLESAKYPGVFIILLVTYIILTFVLLLNMLIALMGETVGQVSKESKHIWKLQWATTILDIERSFPVFLRRAFRSGEMVTVGKGTDGTPDRRWCFRVDEVNWSHWNQNLGIISEDPGKSDTYQYYGFSHTVGRLRRDRWSTVVPRVVELNKSCQPEEVVVPLGAVGTAEAQERRHGQASSSLL, from the exons ATGGCAGATGCTGAAGACCCCTCACGCACCATCGGTGGCGATGCTGGGGAGGCCCCTGGGGATGATGGGTCCCTCCAGAATGACTCCTTCCCGCTCTCCTCACTGGCCAACCTGTTTGAGAACGAGGACACCCCATCCCCTGCTGAGGTGGCTCGGGGCCCCCCTGGTGCTGGGGACGGAAAGCAAAACCTCCGCATGAAATTCCATGGGGCCTTCCGGAAAGGTGCCCCGAAGCccatggagctgctggaggccaCCATCTATGAGTCGGCCGTGGTCCCCGCACCCAAGAAAGCCCCCATGGATTCCCTCTTCGATTACGGCACCTACCGCCACCACCCCAGCGAGAACAAGCGCTGGCGCAGGAGGGTCGCAGA GAAGCAGGCGCCGGGTGCGAAGGGGCCGGCTCCCAACCCGCCCCCCGTCCTCAAGGTCTTCAACAGACCCATCCTCTTCGACATCGTTTCCCGGGGGTCCCCGGGTGGCCTGGATGggctcctctccttcctcctcacccaCAAGAAGCGCCTGACGGATGAGGAGTTTCGAG AGCCCTCCACGGGGAAAACCTGCCTGCCCAAGGCGCTGCTCAACCTGAGCGGGGGCAGGAACGACACCATTCCCGTCCTCCTTGACATTGCCGAGAAGACGGGCAACATGCGGGAATTCATCAACTCGCCCTTCAGGGATGTCTACTACCGAG GCGAGCTGCCCCTCTCGCTGGCTGCCTGCACCAACCAGCCCCACATCGTGCACTACCTGACGGAGAACGGGCACAAGCAGGCGGACCTGCGGCGCCAGGACTCCCGCGGCAACACCGTGCTGCACGCCCTGGTTGCCATCGCTGACAACACCCGGGAGAACACCAAGTTCGTCACCAAGATGTACGACCTGCTCCTCGTCAAGTGCGCCAAGCTCTTCCCCGACACCAACCTGGAAGCGCTGCTCAACAATGACGGCCTCTCCCCCCTCATGATGGCTGCCAAGACTGGCAAGATTGGG ATCTTCCAGCACATCATCCGGAGGGAGATTGCGGATGAAGATGCCCGGCACCTCTCGCGGAAGTTCAAGGACTGGGCGTATGGCCCCGTCTACTCCTCACTCTATGATCTCTCCTCGCTGGACACCTGTGGGGAGGAGGTGTCTGTGCTGGAGATCCTCGTCTACAACAGCAAGATCGAG AACCGCCATGAGATGTTGGCCGTGGAGCCCATCAACGAGCTGCTGCGTGACAAGTGGCGCAAGTTCGGGGCCGTCTCCTTCTACATCAGCGTGATATCCTACCTCTGCGCCATGGTCATCTTCACCCTCATTGCTTACTACCGCCCCATGGAAGGCCCC cccccctaCCCGTACACCACCACCGTCGACTACCTGCGCCTGGCCGGGGAGATCATCACACTTCTCACCGGCATCCTCTTCTTCTTCACAAAC aTCAAAGATCTGTTCATGAAGAAGTGCCCAGGCGTGAACTCCTTCTTCATAGATGGCTCCTTCCAGCTGCTCTA CTTCATCTACTCGGTGCTGGTGATCATCACAGCGGGGCTGTACCTGGGTGGCATCGAGGCGTACCTGGCCGTCATGGTCTTTGCACTGGTCCTGGGCTGGATGAATGCGCTGTACTTCACCCGGGGGCTCAAGCTGACGGGGACCTACAGCATCATGATCCAGAAG ATCCTCTTCAAAGACCTTTTCCGCTTCCTCCTGGTCTACTTGCTCTTCATGATTGGATATGCGTCAG CTCTGGTGTCCCTCCTCAACCCATGTCCCAGCAGCGAGTCCTGCAGTGAGGAGCAGTCCAACTGCACGGTGCCCGCCTACCCCTCCTGCCGGGACAGCCAGACCTTCAGCACCTTCCTGCTCGACCTCTTCAAGCTCACCATCGGCATGGGCGACCTGGAGATGCTCGAGAGCGCCAAGTACCCCGGCGTCTTCATCATCCTCCTTGTCACCTACATCATCCTCACCTTTGTGCTCCTCCTCAACATGCTCATTGCTCTCATGGGTGAGACCGTGGGCCAAGTCTCCAAGGAGAGCAAGCACATCTGGAAGCTGCAG TGGGCCACCACCATCCTGGACATCGAACGCTCCTTCCCTGTGTTCCTGCGGAGAGCCTTCCGCTCGGGGGAGATGGTCACTGTGGGGAAGGGCACTGATGGGACGCCCGACCGCCGCTGGTGCTTCAG GGTGGATGAGGTGAACTGGTCCCACTGGAACCAGAATTTGGGCATCATCAGTGAGGACCCTGGCAAGAGTGACACGTACCAGTACTATGGCTTCTCCCACACAGTGGGCCGGCTGCGGAGAG ATCGCTGGTCGACGGTGGTGCCACGCGTGGTGGAGCTCAACAAGAGCTGCCAGccggaggaggtggtggtgccactgggggctgtggggacagCGGAGGCACAGGAGCGGCGGCACGGCCAGGCCTCGAGCTCCCTGCTCTAG